From one Chryseobacterium culicis genomic stretch:
- the dnaE gene encoding DNA polymerase III subunit alpha gives MYLIFDTETTGLPKNFNAPLSDSDNWPRMVQIAWQVHDDDGNLIENQDYIIKPEGYDIPFNAARIHGITTKIANEEGRDLQEILEEFSKVLERVRVVSGHNVEFDYNIVGAEFYRKNLKDNLQEKPKADTMILGTDYCQLGGGRGGRFKPPKLEELYEKLYGNKFDEAHNAAADVNATARAFFEMVRIGVVPAETLKISEDQLAYFRSLYPDPIKPFNIVIRRQVADFHNKKKQQDFGSIDEIDLGKYFNFNSHSVFSTLMATSSINDLIKKASDENFPAVGMVDLGNMMGAFKFVSAVEGANGDRAKKHKEYLAKKQEAEENGTEFNEDEPVSEPLIPVVGCEFYISERYEQKQFTKDDPDRRTQVVLLAKDFNGYKNLAKLSSIGFLKGFYFGVPRVSRELIAQYKEGVIALTSGIMGDIPDAILNTGEQKGEELFKWWKDTFEDDFYVQIQNHKLPEEEHLNDVLLHFADKYNVKILAQNETFYTNKDDANIQDIVSCIKDGEKLTTPIGKGFGKRRGLATGEYYIKNSDEIKEAFLAYPDAFDAYEEFSAKFKPYTLKRDVLLPKFDIPEEFIHAEDEVDGGKRGEMAYLTYLTYEGAKRRYDPIGGITDEIKERLDFELEVIANTGYPGYFLIVQDFCNEARNMGVWVGPGRGSAAGSAVAYCIGITNVDPIKYDLLFERFLNPERVSMPDIDIDFDDEGRDKIIKWVVEKYGKTQVAQIITYSVLGGKSAIKDAGRVLDVPIPDTNNIAKLIPPSPGMNIAKALAKYDKLKPEEQMLVDEMRYVLNSPDDARHGVLASAKKMEGCIRNTGIHACGVIITPEDVSNLVPVTIAAKDADILVSQFDNSVAESAGLLKMDFLGLRTLTIIKDALKLVKARYNVDIDPDLIPLDDTKTYQLFKEGRTVGIFQYESPGMQKYMRELKPTVFADLIAMNALYRPGPIKYIPNFINRKHGIEEIVYDLPETEEYLKETYGITVYQEQVMLLSQKLANFTKGEADTLRKAMGKKQIDVLNKMYPKFIEGGRKNNLNEERLEKIWNDWKAFAEYAFNKSHSTCYAFIAYQTAYLKANYPAEYMASVMSNNINNTDSITMFMEDCKSMGVDVLGPDVNESQYKFSVNEKGQIRFGLGAIKGIGEGPSEAITRERANGRFKNIYDFFERILPSQMNKRVAESLVLAGGFDELDSFHRGQYFDIDMAGKTNLERLIRYGQSFQESKNEMEHSLFADFAEEVQIEQPKLPPCPEWPNMHKLNKEKEIIGFYLSAHPLDEFKYQFKFMQGQLSKKSVLEKNEEDKAVTDEAPVLEQDAQDDAVDLTEIVSDDVVAGEEEIVEEVTKKAEPKGNFMFLNLDEVDAYKEQAFANKQEELFEEKKKDWKTMQKERENGGGGKEYTVAGLITEYVVKDGFRSGEKVAFVTLEDYSGSYSFRLGDRDYMRLKEKLEVQRFVIFKIKFAQVKDGRVFVNVNDVIELQEAFERFAKSISLVMDVMDVRPEDLDFFRTVLDRNKGNQKLKFFIKNLEDDSHIEVQSMKHSVDLNGDLIKEIQLLNKYEFYLN, from the coding sequence ATGTATTTAATTTTTGACACAGAAACAACCGGTTTACCAAAAAATTTCAACGCTCCGCTTTCAGACTCGGATAACTGGCCAAGAATGGTTCAGATTGCATGGCAAGTGCACGATGATGATGGGAATTTGATTGAAAACCAGGATTATATAATAAAACCTGAAGGGTATGATATTCCCTTCAATGCCGCACGTATTCACGGAATTACCACCAAGATTGCCAATGAAGAAGGACGAGATCTCCAGGAGATTCTTGAAGAGTTCTCTAAAGTCCTTGAAAGAGTAAGAGTGGTTTCCGGACATAATGTAGAATTCGACTATAATATTGTAGGAGCAGAATTTTACAGAAAAAACCTGAAAGATAATCTGCAGGAAAAACCCAAAGCAGATACCATGATTTTGGGAACCGACTACTGTCAGCTTGGCGGAGGTCGTGGAGGAAGATTCAAACCTCCGAAATTGGAAGAGCTTTATGAAAAACTCTATGGGAATAAATTTGATGAAGCCCATAATGCTGCTGCCGACGTAAATGCTACAGCCAGAGCTTTCTTTGAGATGGTAAGAATCGGAGTTGTACCTGCTGAAACCTTAAAGATTTCAGAAGATCAGCTTGCGTATTTCAGAAGTCTTTATCCGGATCCGATTAAGCCTTTTAATATTGTTATCAGAAGGCAGGTTGCAGATTTTCATAATAAGAAAAAGCAACAGGATTTCGGGAGTATTGATGAAATTGATTTAGGAAAATATTTCAATTTTAATAGTCATAGTGTTTTCTCAACATTGATGGCTACATCAAGTATCAATGATTTGATTAAAAAAGCTTCTGACGAAAATTTCCCGGCTGTCGGTATGGTGGATCTTGGAAACATGATGGGGGCTTTTAAGTTCGTTTCAGCAGTAGAAGGTGCTAATGGGGACAGAGCAAAGAAGCATAAAGAATATTTAGCAAAAAAACAGGAAGCAGAAGAAAACGGAACGGAGTTCAATGAAGATGAACCTGTTTCTGAACCGCTTATCCCTGTGGTTGGCTGTGAATTCTATATTTCGGAACGTTATGAACAAAAGCAGTTTACCAAAGATGATCCCGACAGGAGAACACAGGTAGTGCTTTTGGCAAAAGATTTTAACGGGTACAAAAACCTGGCAAAACTTTCCAGTATCGGTTTTCTGAAAGGATTCTATTTTGGGGTTCCAAGGGTGAGCAGAGAGCTGATAGCACAATATAAAGAAGGAGTGATTGCACTGACCTCCGGAATTATGGGTGATATTCCTGATGCCATCTTAAATACCGGTGAACAGAAAGGAGAGGAGCTTTTCAAATGGTGGAAAGATACTTTTGAAGATGATTTTTATGTTCAGATTCAGAATCATAAACTGCCTGAAGAAGAACATTTAAATGATGTTTTACTCCATTTCGCGGATAAATATAATGTTAAAATTTTAGCGCAGAACGAGACTTTTTACACCAATAAAGATGATGCCAATATCCAGGATATTGTAAGCTGTATAAAAGATGGTGAAAAGCTGACAACACCTATTGGAAAAGGGTTTGGTAAAAGAAGAGGTCTGGCAACAGGTGAATATTATATCAAGAATTCCGATGAAATAAAAGAGGCCTTTTTAGCGTATCCTGATGCATTTGATGCGTATGAAGAATTTTCTGCAAAATTTAAGCCTTATACCTTAAAAAGAGATGTTCTCCTTCCGAAGTTTGATATTCCGGAAGAATTTATCCATGCCGAAGATGAGGTAGACGGGGGAAAAAGAGGGGAAATGGCCTATCTTACCTATCTTACCTATGAAGGAGCAAAGAGAAGATATGATCCAATTGGCGGTATTACCGATGAAATCAAAGAACGTCTTGACTTCGAACTTGAAGTAATTGCCAATACCGGTTATCCTGGATACTTCCTTATTGTACAGGATTTCTGTAATGAAGCCCGTAATATGGGGGTTTGGGTAGGTCCGGGAAGAGGTTCTGCTGCAGGTTCTGCTGTAGCTTATTGTATTGGAATTACCAATGTAGATCCTATTAAATATGACCTGCTTTTTGAGAGATTCCTGAATCCGGAAAGGGTTTCCATGCCCGATATTGATATTGACTTTGATGATGAAGGAAGAGATAAAATTATCAAATGGGTAGTTGAGAAATACGGAAAAACTCAGGTAGCACAGATTATTACTTACTCGGTTTTGGGTGGGAAATCTGCTATTAAAGATGCCGGAAGAGTACTGGATGTTCCGATTCCTGATACAAACAATATTGCTAAGCTGATTCCTCCGAGTCCGGGGATGAATATCGCGAAAGCTTTAGCAAAATATGATAAATTAAAACCGGAAGAACAGATGCTCGTTGATGAGATGAGGTATGTTCTTAACAGTCCTGATGATGCACGGCATGGAGTTTTGGCAAGTGCCAAAAAGATGGAAGGCTGTATCAGAAATACCGGAATTCACGCCTGTGGGGTAATCATTACACCGGAAGATGTGAGTAATCTGGTTCCGGTAACCATTGCAGCAAAAGATGCTGATATCTTAGTGTCACAGTTTGACAACTCTGTGGCGGAGAGTGCCGGTCTCTTGAAGATGGACTTCCTGGGGTTGAGAACTCTGACTATCATTAAAGATGCATTGAAGCTTGTGAAGGCAAGATATAATGTAGATATTGATCCGGATCTTATTCCGCTTGATGATACCAAAACATATCAGCTGTTTAAAGAAGGAAGAACAGTAGGGATTTTCCAGTATGAAAGTCCCGGGATGCAAAAATACATGAGGGAACTTAAACCCACTGTTTTTGCTGACCTTATTGCCATGAACGCCTTGTATCGTCCGGGTCCGATCAAATATATTCCAAACTTTATCAACAGGAAGCATGGGATTGAAGAGATTGTTTATGATTTACCGGAAACAGAAGAATATTTAAAAGAAACATACGGGATTACTGTTTATCAGGAGCAGGTAATGCTTTTGTCCCAGAAATTGGCCAATTTTACCAAAGGTGAAGCCGATACGTTGAGAAAAGCGATGGGTAAAAAGCAGATTGACGTTCTTAATAAAATGTACCCGAAATTCATTGAAGGAGGTAGAAAAAACAACCTGAATGAAGAAAGGCTTGAGAAAATCTGGAATGACTGGAAAGCCTTTGCAGAATATGCCTTCAACAAATCTCACTCTACCTGTTATGCATTTATTGCTTATCAAACGGCTTATTTAAAAGCAAATTATCCGGCTGAATATATGGCGAGTGTGATGAGTAACAACATTAACAATACGGATTCAATTACCATGTTCATGGAGGATTGTAAAAGTATGGGTGTGGATGTATTAGGTCCGGATGTGAATGAATCCCAATACAAATTCTCAGTAAACGAAAAAGGACAGATCCGTTTCGGATTGGGAGCTATCAAAGGAATTGGAGAAGGGCCAAGTGAAGCTATTACCAGAGAAAGAGCAAACGGAAGGTTTAAAAATATTTATGATTTCTTTGAAAGAATATTGCCTTCACAGATGAATAAGAGGGTAGCGGAAAGTTTAGTGCTTGCCGGTGGTTTTGATGAACTGGACTCTTTCCACAGAGGACAGTATTTTGATATCGACATGGCCGGAAAAACCAATCTTGAACGATTGATCAGATATGGGCAAAGCTTTCAGGAAAGTAAAAATGAGATGGAACATTCATTATTTGCTGATTTTGCAGAAGAAGTTCAGATTGAACAGCCTAAACTGCCACCTTGCCCGGAATGGCCGAATATGCATAAGCTTAACAAAGAAAAGGAAATCATTGGTTTCTATCTTTCTGCGCATCCGCTGGATGAGTTCAAGTACCAGTTCAAGTTTATGCAGGGGCAGCTTTCCAAAAAATCTGTTCTTGAAAAAAATGAGGAAGATAAAGCCGTGACAGATGAAGCGCCTGTCTTGGAGCAGGATGCTCAGGATGATGCTGTAGATCTTACAGAAATTGTATCCGATGATGTTGTGGCAGGTGAAGAGGAAATCGTGGAAGAGGTGACTAAAAAGGCTGAGCCTAAAGGTAACTTCATGTTTCTGAATCTTGATGAGGTGGATGCTTACAAAGAGCAGGCTTTTGCGAATAAGCAGGAAGAGCTGTTTGAAGAGAAAAAGAAAGACTGGAAAACCATGCAGAAAGAAAGAGAAAACGGTGGTGGTGGAAAAGAATATACTGTTGCTGGTCTGATTACGGAATATGTAGTAAAAGATGGCTTCAGAAGTGGCGAAAAAGTGGCTTTTGTTACGCTGGAAGATTATTCCGGATCTTATTCATTCAGATTGGGTGACAGAGATTATATGAGGCTGAAAGAGAAGCTGGAGGTTCAGAGGTTTGTTATTTTTAAAATAAAATTTGCTCAGGTCAAAGACGGAAGAGTCTTTGTGAATGTAAATGATGTGATAGAGCTTCAGGAAGCTTTCGAAAGATTTGCAAAAAGTATCTCGTTAGTCATGGATGTGATGGATGTAAGACCTGAAGATCTCGACTTCTTCCGAACGGTTCTCGACAGAAATAAAGGAAATCAAAAACTGAAATTCTTTATTAAAAATCTTGAGGACGATTCCCATATCGAAGTACAGTCTATGAAACATTCAGTGGACCTGAATGGAGATCTGATTAAAGAAATTCAACTTCTTAATAAGTATGAGTTTTATTTAAACTAG
- a CDS encoding T9SS type A sorting domain-containing protein, protein MKKILLLCLLTVSIVLSAQIKLGAGSTDTGNAPVNTDYSTSYSQQIFTKQEINADTAGNITGLKFYVTSSANPYYQSNWDVYIGHTTKATFAANDNWIQSGQMVKVYSGNIKNVNGIIDITFTTPFTYDNVQNLVIAVHGMLSNDNPSNQFFVYNTTEGGARYLLDPGFGDPSTSYQGNVLPYKSVITLKGLVSSVLPVCPAVSYPADNAILVPVSPAIIWAASPEATGYKVSIGTTPGGTDVLNEQWVAATSFTPPTPLLYNTTYYLKVTAIGSAGESSGCFNRKFKTTPLPPSNDECVNAINLAVNPSMDCTNITSGTTLLATSSVAPASCNTSYSHNDVWYKFTATNSRHMIKLSNIVSVGTVNTTYLYAQVFKGDCNNLTSHLCFNDANGSLGYTFAEGLTVGETYYVKVYSLAGNGNAQNFNICIGVPPPSPSNDHCTGAIDLPVNPNMTCSVVTLGTTSWATKTPMSICNTNSEYDVWYKFTATATKHMVRITDISSVGPTYSVNTEFRVFGGSCDNLICKGGGANTNLIIGLTVGETYYVRVYQPNGNVGNAINFKICIGTDSALPPLNDECDNAIVLTVNPDLNCSVVTMGQTAGATASGGAGVPCTGNPDDDVWFKFVATSTSHRISLINIVPTGAFYADSLINFQVFKGTCGNLTNFKCSYPTMSNITGFTVGETYYVRVYSYGGPESNQNFNICVGTIPPPVNDDCSGALMASVFPYTYTQTDAQNTTNNDGFVTVCSDGMNNGTWFTFIGNGTKHTITVSMPTGSSFNPQIGLFGGSCGNLTCVKTVDSFFGGYTETLSYDTVAGTVYYVNVGNQHNSIDNMEDVFTITIQREGDVSLNTSEASNRKEDIDVYPNPFKEVLNISKADKVKSVSILDSSGRLIKTIDTPSSSLHLGDLKQGVYLVVLNMKDGSKQTVKAIKR, encoded by the coding sequence ATGAAGAAAATCTTACTTTTATGCTTATTGACAGTAAGTATTGTACTAAGTGCTCAGATCAAATTAGGGGCAGGAAGTACAGACACAGGTAATGCTCCGGTCAATACTGATTATAGCACATCCTATTCGCAGCAGATTTTTACAAAACAAGAAATTAATGCTGATACAGCTGGTAACATCACTGGGCTTAAATTCTATGTAACTTCTTCTGCTAATCCTTACTACCAATCAAACTGGGATGTGTATATAGGACATACTACAAAAGCGACTTTCGCTGCTAATGATAATTGGATTCAATCTGGGCAAATGGTAAAGGTTTATTCCGGTAATATTAAAAATGTAAATGGAATTATAGATATAACCTTTACAACTCCTTTTACATATGATAATGTCCAGAACTTAGTAATTGCAGTTCATGGAATGCTATCTAACGACAATCCTTCTAATCAGTTTTTTGTCTACAATACTACAGAAGGAGGGGCTCGTTATCTTTTAGATCCTGGTTTTGGGGATCCTTCTACTAGCTATCAGGGAAATGTTTTGCCATATAAATCTGTAATAACTCTTAAAGGGTTGGTATCTAGTGTTTTGCCGGTGTGTCCTGCAGTGTCTTATCCTGCTGATAATGCAATACTTGTTCCTGTTTCCCCGGCTATTATCTGGGCAGCATCACCAGAGGCGACGGGTTATAAGGTTTCTATAGGGACTACTCCGGGAGGAACGGATGTGCTTAACGAACAATGGGTAGCCGCAACGAGTTTTACTCCGCCAACTCCACTTTTATATAATACCACTTATTATCTTAAAGTGACTGCTATTGGATCGGCTGGTGAATCTTCTGGTTGTTTTAATAGAAAGTTTAAAACAACACCATTGCCACCATCTAATGATGAATGTGTAAACGCTATAAATTTAGCTGTTAATCCATCTATGGATTGTACAAATATAACTTCCGGAACAACTTTGCTTGCAACATCAAGCGTAGCACCTGCTTCTTGTAATACTTCTTATAGCCATAATGATGTGTGGTATAAGTTTACAGCTACTAATTCCAGACATATGATTAAACTAAGTAATATAGTTTCTGTGGGAACGGTAAACACTACATACTTATACGCTCAGGTTTTTAAAGGTGACTGTAATAATTTAACCAGTCATTTATGTTTCAACGATGCCAATGGTAGCCTAGGATATACCTTTGCGGAAGGTCTTACTGTAGGAGAGACTTATTATGTAAAAGTGTATAGTTTGGCTGGAAATGGTAATGCCCAAAATTTTAATATATGTATAGGGGTTCCTCCACCATCTCCTTCCAATGATCATTGTACAGGTGCTATAGATCTGCCTGTAAATCCTAATATGACTTGTTCAGTCGTTACTTTAGGAACAACTTCTTGGGCTACAAAAACACCTATGTCTATTTGTAATACTAATTCTGAATATGATGTCTGGTATAAATTTACAGCTACGGCTACTAAACATATGGTTAGAATAACTGATATAAGTTCTGTCGGACCAACTTATTCTGTTAATACTGAATTTAGAGTGTTTGGTGGTAGTTGTGATAATTTAATTTGTAAAGGTGGTGGTGCAAATACTAATCTTATTATAGGTCTTACTGTGGGAGAGACTTATTATGTTAGGGTATATCAGCCTAATGGAAATGTAGGGAATGCAATCAATTTTAAAATATGTATAGGAACAGATTCTGCATTACCACCATTGAATGATGAATGTGATAATGCAATTGTTTTAACAGTTAACCCTGATCTGAATTGCTCAGTTGTAACAATGGGGCAAACAGCAGGGGCTACAGCATCTGGTGGAGCAGGAGTACCATGCACTGGAAACCCCGATGATGATGTGTGGTTTAAGTTTGTAGCAACATCAACCAGTCATAGGATTAGTTTGATAAATATTGTTCCTACTGGAGCATTTTATGCAGATAGTCTTATTAATTTTCAGGTTTTCAAAGGTACTTGTGGTAACTTAACAAACTTTAAATGCTCATATCCTACAATGAGTAATATTACAGGTTTTACGGTAGGAGAAACTTATTATGTGAGGGTTTACAGCTATGGAGGTCCGGAATCTAATCAAAATTTTAATATATGTGTTGGAACAATACCACCACCAGTGAATGATGATTGTTCGGGTGCTTTAATGGCATCAGTGTTCCCTTATACTTATACTCAGACTGATGCTCAGAATACAACTAATAATGATGGATTTGTTACAGTTTGCTCTGATGGAATGAATAATGGGACATGGTTTACTTTTATAGGCAACGGAACTAAACATACAATTACAGTATCTATGCCCACAGGAAGTAGTTTTAATCCTCAGATTGGATTATTTGGAGGAAGTTGTGGAAATTTAACTTGTGTAAAAACGGTAGACTCTTTCTTCGGAGGATATACAGAAACATTGAGCTATGACACCGTTGCTGGAACTGTGTATTATGTGAATGTTGGGAACCAGCATAATTCCATTGATAATATGGAGGATGTTTTTACTATTACAATCCAAAGAGAGGGAGATGTGAGTCTTAATACATCCGAAGCTTCTAATAGAAAAGAAGATATTGATGTATATCCTAATCCATTTAAGGAGGTACTCAATATTTCAAAAGCAGATAAGGTAAAATCAGTTTCCATTCTGGATTCTTCCGGAAGATTGATTAAAACTATCGATACTCCTTCTTCTTCACTTCACTTAGGAGATCTGAAACAAGGTGTATATTTAGTCGTATTGAATATGAAAGACGGATCTAAACAAACCGTTAAGGCAATTAAGAGATAA
- a CDS encoding fibronectin type III domain-containing protein, with the protein MKKLLLSCLASLSMGVFAQTNVANYTFSKSTGVAYTSITGGTKLFPTGTNTTYDNEVSAAIPLSSPFNFGGVAMTTCYVSANGFITFGAAPSGTNYTPMSSLGSTTGAISAFGQDGGFLSTDSPQPAGNHEVRYEDLGTEFVVQWQDHANYHNRSTEKLNFQIRLVYATGEIKVIYGNCTDPGTSTSGSTPQVGIRGNSTTYASNVNSLMIGNVPSGTTCDWSKAVTASANNSTMIFSSTTNASVKIPTGLQYSWAPGTQAPVRTFAAATAITNNAATINWTAPTGATTYNVQYRAIGSCDWTNYSGNPVSAAAATINGLTQNTTYQVQVQALNGAAQSIYSHIPNAAGSGSGYASAGSFTTTPNCAITVTGLSSSALTPEFATISWTASTTPPGNGYEYYYSTSSTTPISTVTPSGSVGAGVTTADLSGLTPSTQYYYWVRGNCNGTDKGVWSSSANFTTLGLCPTVTAPASSATGVSVTPTITWTAINGASGYKLKVGTTSGANDVLDMDIAGGTSSSYVFSTPLNYSTTYYYSVTAYTANITGPATACTVRSFQTACTSSNLPYTLDFESVTTPALPNCTTAINSGSGNVWKTATAPTGFTGKVLNYSYNSSNAANTWFFTQGLNLTSGVSYRIKYKYANATGTTQYPEKVKVAYGSSATSAGMTNTLADHANVIGGTAVNTFVDFTPSATGVYYFGFQAYSAADMNQIYVDDINIDVTPTCSEPSGVAVSAITTNGASISWTAPATAPGNGYEYYYSTNSTAPTASTTALGTSTTTSAPLTGLSSSSTYYVWVRSVCSGSDKSAWSIAATFNTLCGTVMAPFTQNFDSGAAPNCWNNVNPTATGTDANLFWKFSGSADYGASPANNGKAAGTYAWVDASSPYAGAGTNTVQLVTPSVDLTGLTAPIVSFDWFKNHSTVSTTTVSPSSYDNNKLTVEVNDGNGWVVIFSDNTNLNQWRTVAVPLAASYIGATIQVRFTVDKNVSGNGYFYDDVLLDNVEVKQNPNLATSETAAKDHKINVYPNPFTETLTISDVSKVQSVSIVDVSGRLIKTIEKPSSELQLRDLKEGLYLVVLNMKDGSKQTVKAIKR; encoded by the coding sequence ATGAAGAAATTACTACTATCGTGCTTGGCTTCCTTAAGTATGGGAGTTTTTGCACAAACTAATGTCGCCAACTATACTTTTTCGAAAAGTACTGGGGTGGCTTATACCTCAATTACGGGAGGTACAAAATTATTCCCTACCGGAACTAATACAACGTATGACAATGAGGTATCTGCCGCGATTCCTTTATCATCGCCTTTTAACTTTGGCGGTGTTGCCATGACAACATGCTATGTGAGTGCCAATGGATTTATAACATTTGGAGCGGCTCCTTCAGGAACGAACTATACTCCAATGTCAAGTTTGGGATCAACTACAGGAGCAATTTCTGCTTTTGGACAGGATGGAGGATTTTTATCAACAGATTCACCGCAGCCAGCAGGAAACCATGAGGTGAGATATGAGGATCTTGGAACTGAATTTGTGGTACAGTGGCAGGATCATGCTAACTACCATAATAGATCTACTGAAAAATTAAACTTCCAGATCAGATTGGTTTATGCTACAGGTGAAATAAAGGTGATCTACGGAAACTGTACAGATCCGGGTACCAGTACTTCAGGCAGTACACCACAGGTAGGGATAAGAGGAAATAGTACTACTTATGCCTCCAATGTAAATTCCCTGATGATTGGAAATGTACCGTCTGGAACTACTTGTGATTGGTCTAAAGCTGTTACAGCAAGTGCTAATAACAGTACTATGATTTTCTCAAGCACAACGAATGCAAGTGTTAAAATCCCGACTGGACTGCAATATTCATGGGCACCGGGTACGCAAGCTCCGGTAAGAACTTTTGCTGCTGCAACCGCAATAACCAATAATGCTGCAACAATCAATTGGACTGCTCCGACAGGGGCAACGACTTATAATGTTCAGTATAGAGCGATTGGAAGCTGCGACTGGACTAACTATAGTGGTAACCCGGTGTCCGCTGCTGCCGCTACCATTAATGGGCTGACTCAGAATACAACTTATCAGGTTCAGGTTCAGGCTTTAAATGGGGCAGCTCAATCTATCTACTCTCATATTCCCAATGCTGCCGGATCAGGAAGTGGATATGCATCCGCAGGATCTTTTACCACTACACCAAACTGTGCAATTACAGTAACCGGTCTTTCTTCCTCTGCTTTAACTCCTGAGTTTGCAACGATAAGCTGGACGGCTTCAACAACGCCTCCAGGGAATGGATATGAATATTATTATTCTACATCTTCAACTACCCCTATTTCAACGGTGACGCCTTCAGGTTCTGTAGGTGCAGGAGTAACAACCGCAGATTTATCCGGTTTGACTCCTTCAACTCAGTATTATTATTGGGTGAGAGGAAATTGTAACGGAACAGATAAAGGGGTATGGTCAAGTTCAGCGAACTTCACAACATTAGGTCTTTGTCCTACAGTTACAGCGCCGGCATCCAGTGCTACAGGAGTAAGTGTAACTCCTACAATAACATGGACTGCAATAAATGGTGCTTCCGGTTATAAATTAAAAGTAGGAACAACTTCAGGAGCGAATGATGTTTTAGATATGGATATTGCTGGTGGAACTAGTAGCTCTTATGTTTTCTCTACACCTTTGAATTATTCTACTACCTACTATTATTCTGTAACAGCCTATACAGCTAATATTACAGGACCTGCTACAGCGTGTACAGTGAGATCTTTCCAAACAGCATGTACATCATCTAATTTACCATATACTTTAGATTTTGAAAGTGTTACAACACCAGCTTTACCAAATTGTACAACTGCTATTAATAGTGGTTCAGGAAATGTATGGAAAACTGCAACGGCTCCAACTGGCTTTACAGGGAAAGTGCTTAACTATTCATATAACAGTAGTAATGCTGCCAATACATGGTTCTTTACACAAGGTTTAAATCTTACTTCCGGGGTTAGCTACAGAATCAAATATAAATATGCAAATGCAACCGGAACAACACAATATCCTGAAAAAGTAAAAGTTGCTTACGGATCTTCAGCTACAAGTGCAGGAATGACAAATACTTTAGCGGATCATGCGAATGTTATCGGAGGAACTGCTGTAAATACTTTTGTAGACTTTACACCAAGTGCAACTGGGGTTTATTATTTTGGATTCCAGGCGTATTCTGCTGCTGATATGAATCAAATCTATGTTGATGATATTAATATAGATGTTACTCCTACTTGTTCAGAGCCATCAGGAGTTGCGGTATCTGCAATTACTACCAATGGAGCTAGTATTTCATGGACTGCACCGGCTACTGCTCCTGGAAACGGATATGAATATTATTATTCTACAAACAGTACAGCTCCTACTGCCTCTACTACAGCTTTAGGGACAAGTACTACCACTTCAGCTCCTTTAACAGGATTGTCTTCTTCTTCTACTTATTATGTATGGGTGAGATCGGTATGTAGTGGTTCTGATAAGAGTGCATGGAGCATTGCTGCTACATTTAATACACTTTGTGGAACTGTTATGGCTCCTTTTACTCAAAACTTTGATAGTGGAGCAGCACCAAACTGTTGGAATAATGTAAATCCTACAGCAACAGGTACTGATGCGAACCTTTTCTGGAAATTCTCTGGAAGTGCAGATTACGGTGCAAGCCCTGCGAATAACGGAAAAGCTGCAGGGACCTATGCGTGGGTAGATGCTAGCTCACCTTATGCGGGAGCTGGTACAAATACTGTACAATTGGTTACTCCTTCTGTAGATTTAACAGGATTAACGGCGCCTATTGTTTCTTTTGATTGGTTCAAAAATCATTCTACAGTATCTACTACTACCGTTTCACCTTCAAGTTATGATAATAATAAACTTACTGTAGAAGTGAATGATGGAAATGGCTGGGTAGTGATATTTAGTGATAATACCAACTTAAACCAATGGAGAACAGTTGCTGTTCCTTTAGCAGCTTCTTATATCGGAGCAACGATTCAGGTAAGATTTACGGTGGATAAAAATGTAAGTGGCAACGGATATTTCTATGATGATGTTCTTTTAGATAATGTTGAAGTAAAACAAAATCCTAATTTGGCAACTTCTGAAACTGCTGCAAAAGACCATAAGATTAATGTATATCCTAATCCGTTTACTGAGACGTTAACAATTTCTGATGTATCCAAGGTACAGTCTGTTTCAATTGTTGATGTTTCCGGAAGGCTGATTAAAACCATTGAAAAACCTTCTTCTGAACTTCAATTGAGAGATCTTAAAGAAGGATTGTATTTAGTAGTCTTGAATATGAAAGACGGATCTAAACAAACCGTTAAAGCTATTAAGAGATAA